A genomic region of Spea bombifrons isolate aSpeBom1 chromosome 9, aSpeBom1.2.pri, whole genome shotgun sequence contains the following coding sequences:
- the S100A16 gene encoding protein S100-A16: protein MLTAHMASGCSPLESAIEVLVRNFYIYAEKKGKHDKMNKKEFRKMVTQELQHVLTNTQNKEAANKLIQSLDTDEDGKISFDEYWTLIGEIARKLSQQMAMQCQERP from the exons ATGCTTACG GCACACATGGCGTCGGGCTGCAGCCCGCTGGAGTCGGCCATTGAAGTTCTGGTGCGTAATTTCTACATCTACGCCGAGAAGAAGGGCAAACACGACAAAATGAACAAGAAGGAGTTCCGCAAGATGGTGACGCAGGAGCTGCAGCACGTCCTCACG AACACACAGAACAAAGAAGCCGCGAACAAGCTCATCCAATCACTGGACACCGACGAGGACGGGAAGATAAGCTTTGATGAATACTGGACTCTGATTGGTGAGATCGCCAGGAAGCTGAGCCAGCAGATGGCAATGCAGTGTCAGGAACGGCCCTAG
- the LOC128505293 gene encoding protein S100-A13-like has translation MATAHTETEKAIVTVVKCFYDYAGADGKRETLTLREFTAMANKEFPHLMKDVNLKEKLQELDVNDDNEMKFSEYWKLIGETAKNVKRVIKRQ, from the exons ATGGCGACTGCGCACACAGAGACGGAGAAGGCCATCGTGACCGTGGTGAAATGCTTCTATGACTACGCCGGAGCCGACGGCAAGCGAGAGACCCTCACCCTACGCGAGTTCACTGCCATGGCCAACAAGGAGTTCCCGCACCTGATGAAG GACGTGAATctgaaggagaagctgcaggaaCTGGACGTTAACGACGACAACGAGATGAAGTTCAGCGAATactggaagctgattggagaaACAGCCAAGAACGTGAAGAGGGTCATCAAACGCCAGTGA